From Triticum urartu cultivar G1812 chromosome 2, Tu2.1, whole genome shotgun sequence, a single genomic window includes:
- the LOC125537226 gene encoding histone-lysine N-methyltransferase family member SUVH2-like has product MEVDESSPSSLLSSPSSLSSDSIDLNFLPFLRREPKSEPASPEHGPLPPPLPLPPQATAVAFAAPTTPDLSSPEVLTPLQSLPPNPDEDALFAEYCRLASLYLLSAGAGAIVPAPTPEAAAPAAVQPGSGSAAKKRRPRSSELVRVSSLSVRDQIYFRDLVRRARITFESLRGLLLKDDERAEALGLAGVIGLGSVDRRRVRADLRAAALMADRDLWLNRDRRIVGPIPGIAVGDAFFFRMELCVLGLHGQVQAGIDYLSAGQSASGEPIATSIIVSGGYEDDDDRGDVLVYTGHGGRDPNLHKHCVDQKLEGGNLALERSMAYGIEIRVIRAVKSKRSPVGKVYFYDGLYKVVDYWLDRGKAGFGVYKYKMIRIEGQEPMGSVNYRAAEHLKVDALSMRPTGYLSFDISMGREIMPVALYNDVDDDRDPLLFEYLARPIFPSSAVQGKFAVGGGGCGCIENCSIGCYCAERNGGEFAYDKAGVLLRGKPLLYECGPYCQCPPSCPNRVSQKGLKNRLEVFRSRETGWGVRSLDLIKSGTFICEFSGIVLTHQQSEIVAASGDCLVHPNRFPSRWLDWGDISDVYPEYVAPNHPATTDLNFSIDVSRARNVACYFSHSCSPNVFIQFVLFDHYNVSYPHLMIFALENIPPLRELSIDYGMIDEWVGKLTM; this is encoded by the coding sequence ATGGAGGTCGATgagtcctcgccgtcgtcgcTGCTGTCCTCGCCCTCTTCTCTTTCCTCTGACTCCATTGACCTCAATTTCCTGCCGTTCCTGAGGAGGGAGCCCAAGTCGGAGCCGGCTTCTCCTGAGCATGGCCCTCTGCCGCCACCGCTGCCGCTGCCACCGCAGGCCACGGCGGTGGCGTTCGCGGCACCGACAACGCCTGACCTGTCTTCGCCTGAGGTCCTGACGCCTCTGCAGTCGCTGCCACCAAACCCCGACGAGGACGCGCTCTTCGCGGAGTACTGCCGATTGGCGAGCCTCTACCTGTTATCAGCGGGGGCCGGGGCGATCGTGCCAGCGCCGACGCCTGAGGCCGCGGCGCCGGCGGCAGTGCAGCCTGGATCGGGGTCCGCGGCGAAGAAGCGCCGGCCGCGGTCGTCAGAGTTGGTACGGGTGTCCTCACTTAGCGTGCGGGATCAGATCTATTTTCGTGATTTGGTGCGCCGGGCGCGCATCACCTTCGAGTCGCTCCGCGGCCTGCTGCTGAAGGACGACGAGCGCGCGGAGGCGCTCGGTCTTGCGGGCGTCATCGGGCTTGGCTCAGTGGACCGGCGTCGCGTGCGCGCCGACCTGCGGGCTGCGGCGCTCATGGCCGACCGAGACCTGTGGCTCAACCGCGACCGCCGCATAGTGGGGCCGATACCTGGGATTGCTGTCGGCGATGCCTTCTTCTTCCGCATGGAGCTATGTGTGCTGGGCCTCCATGGCCAGGTGCAGGCCGGGATTGATTATCTCTCAGCAGGGCAATCTGCCTCAGGCGAGCCTATAGCCACATCTATTATTGTCTCTGGTGGgtatgaagatgatgatgatcgTGGTGATGTACTCGTGTACACCGGCCATGGTGGCCGAGACCCCAACCTGCACAAGCATTGCGTCGACCAGAAGCTTGAGGGCGGCAATCTTGCCCTCGAGCGCAGCATGGCCTATGGTATTGAAATTCGTGTAATCCGTGCTGTCAAGTCTAAGCGCAGTCCTGTTGGAAAGGTCTACTTCTACGACGGCCTCTACAAGGTTGTTGACTACTGGCTCGACCGCGGGAAAGCAGGCTTTGGTGTTTACAAGTATAAAATGATTCGCATTGAAGGGCAGGAGCCCATGGGATCTGTGAATTATCGCGCAGCTGAACATCTTAAGGTGGATGCACTATCTATGCGACCAACTGGATACCTGAGCTTTGATATTTCCATGGGTCGAGAGATTATGCCAGTTGCACTATATAATGATGTCGATGATGATAGGGACCCACTCTTATTTGAGTACCTGGCACGGCCAATATTCCCATCTTCTGCAGTTCAAGGGAAGTTTGCTGTGGGTGGTGGTGGGTGTGGGTGCATCGAGAATTGCTCAATTGGATGTTATTGTGCAGAAAGGAATGGGGGTGAGTTTGCATATGATAAAGCTGGTGTTCTTCTAAGGGGCAAACCACTGCTGTATGAGTGTGGTCCATATTGCCAATGCCCACCTAGCTGCCCCAACAGGGTTAGTCAGAAGGGGCTTAAGAATAGGCTTGAGGTGTTCCGGTCAAGGGAAACTGGGTGGGGTGTTCGGTCTCTGGATCTCATTAAGTCTGGCACGTTCATCTGTGAGTTTAGTGGGATTGTGCTTACTCATCAGCAGTCAGAGATAGTGGCAGCCAGTGGTGATTGTTTGGTGCATCCGAACAGGTTCCCTTCAAGGTGGTTAGATTGGGGTGATATCTCTGATGTATATCCTGAGTATGTCGCTCCGAACCATCCTGCCACTACAGACTTGAACTTTTCGATTGATGTCTCAAGGGCAAGGAATGTGGCTTGTTATTTCAGCCATAGTTGCAGTCCAAATGTATTTATTCAGTTTGTGCTGTTTGACCACTACAACGTGTCTTATCCCCACCTCATGATCTTTGCCCTGGAGAACATTCCGCCCTTGAGGGAGCTAAGCATTGACTATGGAATGATTGATGAATGGGTTGGAAAGTTAACTATGTAG